DNA from Triticum aestivum cultivar Chinese Spring chromosome 7D, IWGSC CS RefSeq v2.1, whole genome shotgun sequence:
TCTGGACGGCGTCTCGCAGCAGAGAGTTGTGGAGCTTCACGATCTCGTTAGGCTCCTTGAGACAACCGGTGGTGGCATCATATTCCGAAGCGTCGGCGTCCTCGAAGGCGACGAGGATCGGCGGCGCGCATCCGGACGGGATCATCCCAGGGACAACTAGAGTCTTCGCCCCGTGCTCGATCACTCTCTTCATGTGCATTAGTTTTCATGATGTTAACATGCATGTATGCAGACTCAAAATGGCAGTAGTGACATGAGCAGCAGGATGAGTCTAGTGGTCTTGCCTCGGCACCCATGGAGATGGTCTGGATGAGATCTGGCACGAATGCTCTGATTTCTTGCATACTCTTCTTCCCGAAGGAGTAGTGGTAGTCGTTGATCCCAAATTCACCCACGAAGAAGAGCGATCTGCCGAAGAAATCCTTGCACTCTGCAATGAAGCATTTCGCCTATTGATTATATACGCACATGAAGTGTTTTGGTTAATGGTACAACGGTTGGAAGAATATATCATTACCATGTGTACTCAAACTCACAATCCAACTCATTATATTTCAACTTAATTATGTTGACATAGTCACCATAGTGATTAATCTTTTTCAATCATTTTTTTTCTATACACTTTGTTTGTGTATGTTCATCGCGTTTGATATTCATCCATAAGATGTTGCATCCTACGCAGTACTTGTCCAAACTCAGGTGGCGGTCGTTACATATTAATTTATGCGCATTTTCAGTTCATTCCGCTGTATGAAGCTAAGTAAGTATATATAACCTTGGTCCGTTTGGCACAAGGAAGGCTTGAGCTCCTCAAACCAGCCAAGCTGCACTTCGAGGCTGGTGTTGAGGGGGAACGGGCTGGCGCCGGGAGGGTCACCGATGTGGAAGAAGCTGGAGTTGAGAGCGGTGGCGCCACCAACGGCGAAGTTCGCGCCCTGCTGGAAGCTCCCCTTGTGTGACAGATACGGTGGCACGAGAGGCAAGCCTAGGCCTTGATCACCTTGAAATACACATATATAGGCAGGAGGGAGGCTACTGATGATTGATAGAATAATAACCGATGAAGTCGATGATGAGGCGGCCGTTGCAGTTGCGGCCAGTGGGGTGGCCACCGAAGGAGGTCATGCCGTAGGGAGGGCGCATCACGACGTCAAAAACGTTGTACCAGCCGAAAACTATGGGGTTGTTGCCTGTGTCCGTGAATGAGTCGCCAAAGGCGAAGATGGAGTCGAACAGCCCGCCACCATGGAGGGAGGCCGCCTCAGCCGATGGGTGCAAGATGGCGAGTGCCACCGCCATGAGGGCAGCCAACACTAACCTTCCACCACTACCCATCTTGATGACTCAGCTCGGTGTACATCTATACTGATGATGAGCTATGTATTTATAGGGAAGCCTCCACCAAGCGCGTGCATGCAACCTCGCATTTGGCACGTTGCACGAGCAGGTTCACATCTTTGTCGCGCCGTCTCATCCATTGTTGGCTTTGCATCGCTTTCAATCGCGCAAAGCTATCAATTTCTTCAATGCACCGAGAGTGATACGCTCATACAATCTGTAGATTAATTGCTGTGTCATATATAAAGGAACCTAACATGTACTATATGAGTAGCATGTCTAGTTTTTTGTCCCTGTCTATATGGGACACAACGTCATCGTCAAGATAATTGCACCATCAACAATGGATCGGGAGAAAATTGATAGGATGGCTGGCCTATACATATCATACACATATTACTACAATTGATTAATATCAACAAAGATTATTTTTTAAGGAAAATAATGGTAGCtacaaataaat
Protein-coding regions in this window:
- the LOC123163662 gene encoding GDSL esterase/lipase At5g45910; the encoded protein is MGSGGRLVLAALMAVALAILHPSAEAASLHGGGLFDSIFAFGDSFTDTGNNPIVFGWYNVFDVVMRPPYGMTSFGGHPTGRNCNGRLIIDFIGDQGLGLPLVPPYLSHKGSFQQGANFAVGGATALNSSFFHIGDPPGASPFPLNTSLEVQLGWFEELKPSLCQTDQECKDFFGRSLFFVGEFGINDYHYSFGKKSMQEIRAFVPDLIQTISMGAEARPLDSSCCSCHYCHFESAYMHRVIEHGAKTLVVPGMIPSGCAPPILVAFEDADASEYDATTGCLKEPNEIVKLHNSLLRDAVQKLRAEHPDVTIIHTDLFNHVMEMVKAPEKFGLENRAVVNIAEVDEFNYAVVAGINKDDVLRVCCGGRGRYHYNLSVACGDEAATTCEDPSTHLFWDGVHLTEAAYHYIAEDWLNTIVSSLPTTASS